In Methanothermococcus thermolithotrophicus DSM 2095, one DNA window encodes the following:
- the bioB gene encoding biotin synthase BioB — translation MKNDFKSFELYEIYEKSINGKIKRNDIVELWDLDVYDLLYVAYRIKKTYNKNNIDLCCIINAKSGKCPENCAFCAQSIHSNTKIDIYGLKPKEEIVKFAKYMDQYSNRFSIVTSGKKITYDEFERILDTIKEIKNKTNLKVCASLGLLDKDQLKALKELDVRLHNNLETSEDYFNEICTTHDYKDKVKTIEKAKKIGLEVCSGGIFGLGEDFKERIKMFEDLKNLNVEGIALNILNPIEGTRIHSMIEKGEIKRITPIEALKSIALCRIMMPEKEIRLCGGREPNLKDLQSLSLLALDGLMIGNYLTTSGRAISDDLKMIRNMGFMVNL, via the coding sequence ATGAAAAACGATTTTAAATCCTTTGAACTGTATGAAATCTATGAAAAATCTATAAATGGAAAAATTAAGCGTAATGATATAGTTGAACTGTGGGATTTAGATGTCTATGACCTTTTATATGTTGCGTACAGGATAAAAAAAACATATAATAAAAATAATATTGATTTATGTTGTATAATAAATGCAAAATCTGGAAAATGTCCTGAAAACTGTGCTTTCTGTGCTCAATCCATCCATAGCAATACAAAAATAGATATCTATGGATTAAAACCAAAAGAAGAAATTGTTAAATTCGCCAAATATATGGACCAGTATAGTAACAGATTTTCAATAGTTACGAGCGGTAAAAAAATTACCTATGATGAGTTTGAAAGGATTTTAGACACAATTAAAGAAATTAAGAATAAAACAAACCTAAAAGTCTGTGCTTCATTGGGATTGTTGGATAAAGACCAGTTAAAAGCACTTAAGGAGTTGGACGTTAGACTTCATAATAACTTAGAAACGTCGGAAGATTATTTCAATGAGATCTGTACCACCCACGACTATAAAGATAAAGTAAAAACCATAGAAAAGGCTAAAAAAATTGGTTTAGAGGTTTGTAGTGGCGGAATATTTGGATTAGGTGAAGATTTTAAAGAGAGAATTAAAATGTTTGAAGATTTAAAGAACCTGAATGTTGAGGGTATAGCATTAAACATACTCAATCCTATTGAAGGTACTAGGATTCATAGTATGATAGAAAAGGGAGAAATTAAGAGAATAACACCTATAGAAGCCTTAAAATCAATAGCACTTTGTAGAATTATGATGCCAGAAAAAGAAATAAGGCTGTGTGGTGGAAGAGAGCCTAATTTAAAAGACTTACAGAGTCTATCTCTTTTGGCACTTGATGGATTGATGATAGGCAATTACTTAACAACAAGCGGTAGGGCAATATCCGATGATCTAAAGATGATAAGAAATATGGGATTTATGGTGAATTTATGA
- a CDS encoding molybdenum cofactor biosynthesis protein MoaE yields MIEVTRENFSVDEEIKKMLDKHKDIGGIVSFVGVVRNVGYYKGEEKEVEKLEFECYEEMAKKKLDELKKSALDKYSIIDVTLIHRIGELKVGDRVVLILVGAKHRKDAFLACEYLIDELKKVVPIWKKEYAKDGSYWVE; encoded by the coding sequence ATGATTGAAGTGACCAGAGAAAATTTTAGTGTGGACGAAGAAATTAAGAAAATGTTGGATAAACATAAGGATATTGGAGGTATTGTTAGTTTTGTGGGTGTGGTTAGAAACGTAGGCTATTACAAAGGAGAAGAGAAGGAAGTGGAAAAACTCGAATTTGAATGTTATGAGGAAATGGCAAAAAAGAAATTAGACGAGCTCAAAAAAAGTGCTCTGGATAAATACAGTATAATCGATGTTACATTAATACATAGGATAGGAGAACTTAAGGTTGGAGACCGTGTAGTTTTAATATTGGTTGGTGCCAAGCATAGAAAAGATGCATTTTTGGCTTGTGAATATCTTATAGATGAGCTGAAAAAAGTAGTCCCAATATGGAAAAAAGAATATGCAAAAGATGGATCATACTGGGTGGAGTAA
- the nadA gene encoding quinolinate synthase NadA: MDIVERINKLKKEKNAVILAHNYQPEEIQKIADFVGDSLELCIQAKETEADIIVFCGVDFMAETAKILNKDKKVLIPEIVDIECPMAHQLPPETIIEAKKKHPDAKFVIYVNTLASAKALVDSTCTSANADRVVKLFDTKKILFGPDRNLGYYVSKRSDKEIIPVPEDGHCYVHKKFKVEDIVEIRKQYPNAEVLVHPECDPEVQDMADHVLSTGGMVRHVLSSEKDEFIIGTECDMITRLKLDLEKVGKTKKLIPLRKDAICDPMKRITLEKVEKCLIEEKYEINLDEEIIEKAKKAIEKMLSVK, encoded by the coding sequence ATGGATATAGTCGAAAGAATAAACAAACTAAAAAAGGAAAAAAATGCAGTTATATTGGCCCATAACTACCAGCCCGAAGAAATCCAGAAAATAGCGGATTTTGTTGGTGATTCATTAGAGCTCTGCATTCAAGCCAAGGAAACAGAAGCCGATATAATAGTATTCTGTGGAGTAGATTTCATGGCAGAAACTGCCAAAATACTCAACAAAGATAAAAAGGTACTCATACCAGAAATTGTTGATATCGAATGCCCTATGGCACATCAACTACCTCCTGAAACAATAATTGAAGCTAAGAAGAAACACCCTGATGCTAAATTTGTAATATATGTTAACACCCTTGCATCTGCAAAGGCCCTTGTAGACTCCACATGTACATCTGCAAATGCCGATAGAGTTGTAAAACTATTCGATACTAAAAAAATATTATTTGGACCTGATAGAAACCTTGGATACTATGTTTCAAAGAGAAGCGATAAAGAGATAATCCCAGTACCTGAAGATGGACACTGCTATGTCCATAAAAAATTTAAAGTAGAGGATATCGTTGAAATCAGAAAACAATATCCAAATGCAGAAGTATTGGTACACCCTGAATGTGACCCAGAAGTTCAGGATATGGCTGATCATGTTTTAAGTACAGGCGGTATGGTTAGACATGTTCTGAGCTCTGAAAAGGATGAATTTATAATAGGAACCGAATGTGACATGATAACAAGACTTAAGTTAGACCTTGAAAAAGTGGGAAAAACTAAAAAATTAATACCGCTTAGAAAAGATGCAATATGTGACCCTATGAAAAGAATAACCTTGGAAAAAGTAGAAAAATGTCTTATTGAAGAAAAGTACGAGATAAACTTAGACGAAGAAATAATAGAAAAGGCAAAAAAAGCTATAGAAAAAATGCTCTCCGTTAAATAA
- a CDS encoding 4Fe-4S binding protein yields MPEHILSGIKAIVAIKMRKEGKLQREIAEYLKMERSIISHYIHGRYPSEKVMKVSEEIINLPAKYGIRLIDSLSDDKEITKKLIKSIYNIKIEVEDDKCIACGKCLECKYNAISADPNSVRVIIDQDKCVLCGKCIFRCPMNAFKTAESTGL; encoded by the coding sequence ATGCCCGAACATATACTTTCAGGGATTAAAGCAATAGTAGCAATAAAGATGAGAAAAGAAGGAAAGCTACAAAGAGAGATAGCAGAGTATCTAAAAATGGAGAGATCCATAATCTCACATTATATACATGGAAGATACCCGTCAGAAAAGGTCATGAAGGTTTCAGAAGAGATTATCAACTTGCCTGCAAAGTATGGTATACGATTAATAGATTCTCTAAGTGATGATAAAGAAATCACAAAAAAACTAATAAAAAGTATATATAATATAAAAATCGAAGTTGAAGATGATAAATGTATTGCCTGTGGAAAATGTCTCGAATGTAAATACAACGCTATTTCAGCAGATCCAAATAGTGTTAGAGTCATAATAGACCAAGATAAATGTGTTCTATGTGGTAAATGTATATTTAGGTGTCCTATGAACGCCTTTAAAACAGCTGAATCCACAGGATTATAA
- a CDS encoding ThiF family adenylyltransferase, translating to MDIKDLEMKLTPKGEVSVIGCGRLGVRVVMDLMEVHRGGPEKIYVYDGATIDKNDVIHRKMGGKVGEPKVKLVENLFSDKVVGMAENIDLNNLNLIKGDVVIICIAGGDTTALRKAIIEYCKNNGIKTIGTNGVFGVDTKVYVCDAKYANGPAQYLNLEEEGHIVVGTGKFIKDMEPITPYTLDEISKYIVIECLRILQNKK from the coding sequence ATGGATATAAAAGATTTGGAAATGAAGCTAACTCCTAAAGGAGAAGTTTCAGTTATTGGATGCGGTAGACTTGGCGTTAGGGTTGTTATGGACCTTATGGAAGTACATAGGGGAGGTCCTGAAAAAATCTATGTTTATGATGGTGCAACGATTGATAAAAACGATGTAATCCATAGAAAAATGGGAGGAAAAGTTGGAGAACCTAAAGTCAAGCTAGTGGAAAATTTATTTAGTGATAAAGTCGTAGGTATGGCAGAAAATATAGATCTAAATAATTTAAATCTTATAAAAGGAGATGTAGTTATAATATGTATTGCAGGGGGGGACACAACAGCTCTGAGAAAGGCCATAATAGAATACTGCAAAAACAACGGCATAAAAACAATAGGTACAAATGGAGTTTTTGGAGTTGATACTAAAGTTTACGTTTGCGACGCCAAATATGCAAATGGACCTGCCCAATATTTAAACCTTGAAGAAGAAGGCCACATTGTTGTGGGAACAGGTAAATTTATCAAAGACATGGAACCAATAACACCTTACACACTGGATGAAATATCTAAATATATTGTTATCGAATGTTTGAGAATTTTACAAAATAAAAAATAA
- the pscS gene encoding O-phospho-L-seryl-tRNA:Cys-tRNA synthase — translation MNFNINIDKYRNLKRSMEREMINLNPIQRAGVLPIESKKAIYEFWDGYSVCDYCSGRLDKIETPPIHEFLEDLSKFLNMDVSRPTHGARESKFIVMNSVCKEGDYVVLDSNAHYTSYVAIERAKLNYQEVESEGYPTFRIDPEKYKETIDNLEDSGKNIGLILLTHVDGNYGNLADAEKIGKIAREKGYPFLLNCAYSVGRMPVDGKKLNADFIAASGHKSMAASGPAGILSINDEFADSILKTSKKFLVKELEMLGCTSRGLPILTLMTSFPHVVERVKKWDEEVKKTRYLVKELEEIGFIQLGVAPKEHDLVRFETPILDEIAQKDKRRGYFFYDELKKRKIGGIKRGTTKELKMSVYGLSWEQVEYVVDSIKEIVKSSL, via the coding sequence ATGAACTTCAACATAAACATCGACAAGTACAGGAATCTAAAAAGAAGCATGGAAAGAGAGATGATAAATTTAAACCCTATACAGAGGGCGGGAGTTTTACCTATTGAATCAAAGAAGGCAATATATGAATTTTGGGATGGTTACAGTGTTTGCGATTACTGCAGCGGTAGATTGGATAAAATTGAAACTCCCCCAATTCACGAGTTCCTAGAGGATCTTTCAAAGTTTTTAAACATGGATGTATCAAGACCTACTCATGGTGCAAGGGAAAGTAAGTTTATAGTTATGAATTCAGTATGTAAAGAAGGTGATTATGTAGTTTTAGATAGTAATGCCCATTATACTTCCTATGTGGCTATAGAGAGGGCAAAACTAAACTATCAAGAAGTTGAAAGCGAAGGTTATCCAACTTTTAGGATAGACCCTGAGAAGTACAAAGAAACTATTGATAATTTGGAAGATAGTGGGAAAAATATAGGTTTGATTTTACTCACACACGTTGACGGTAACTATGGAAACTTAGCCGATGCTGAAAAAATTGGAAAAATAGCCAGAGAAAAAGGATACCCATTTTTACTCAACTGTGCCTATTCAGTCGGTAGGATGCCAGTGGATGGGAAAAAATTAAATGCAGACTTCATAGCCGCGTCAGGACATAAAAGTATGGCTGCATCTGGTCCAGCAGGTATTCTATCGATTAACGATGAGTTTGCAGATAGTATTTTAAAGACTTCAAAGAAGTTTTTGGTAAAAGAACTTGAAATGCTTGGATGTACAAGTAGGGGATTACCTATCCTAACACTTATGACGAGCTTCCCTCATGTTGTTGAAAGGGTAAAAAAATGGGATGAAGAAGTCAAAAAAACAAGGTATTTGGTAAAAGAACTTGAAGAAATAGGATTTATTCAACTTGGTGTAGCTCCAAAAGAACACGACCTTGTGAGATTTGAAACCCCAATACTTGATGAAATTGCACAGAAGGACAAAAGAAGAGGATACTTCTTTTACGATGAATTGAAAAAGAGAAAAATTGGTGGAATTAAGAGAGGAACTACAAAGGAATTGAAGATGAGTGTCTATGGTTTAAGTTGGGAACAGGTTGAATACGTTGTAGATAGTATCAAAGAAATAGTTAAAAGTTCATTGTAA
- a CDS encoding UPF0280 family protein — protein MDFQERIQIKETNLLLKTDKKKFIKLAKNTILNERANLENYILRNKEFLTSYVPVEVEDWAPRIVKIMANAGKNADVGPMASVAGTISQLVVENLVENGCENVIAENGGDICLRCEKDTIVGLYAGNSPLSGEVGFKLKKEKIKRCYGVCTSSGTVGHSVSLGNADAVVVFAKEASIADAAATSIGNFAVGKEDEIINKCLEKAEDIENLDGVFVVSGEYAGKIGRIPQMIKTEKKVVLSELFEMI, from the coding sequence ATGGATTTTCAAGAGAGAATACAAATAAAAGAGACAAATTTACTTTTAAAAACTGATAAAAAGAAGTTTATTAAACTTGCCAAAAATACGATTTTAAATGAAAGGGCAAATCTTGAGAATTACATTTTAAGAAATAAAGAATTTTTAACAAGTTATGTTCCAGTTGAAGTGGAAGATTGGGCTCCAAGAATAGTTAAAATAATGGCCAATGCTGGAAAAAATGCAGATGTGGGACCTATGGCAAGTGTGGCAGGGACTATAAGTCAGCTCGTCGTTGAAAATTTAGTTGAGAATGGTTGTGAAAACGTAATTGCAGAAAATGGCGGAGATATATGTTTGAGATGTGAAAAAGATACTATTGTTGGATTATATGCTGGAAATTCGCCATTATCTGGAGAGGTTGGATTTAAACTAAAAAAGGAAAAAATAAAAAGATGTTACGGGGTTTGCACTTCATCGGGAACTGTCGGACATTCTGTAAGTTTAGGAAATGCTGATGCGGTGGTTGTGTTTGCAAAAGAGGCCAGTATTGCAGACGCTGCAGCTACAAGTATTGGTAACTTTGCAGTTGGAAAAGAAGACGAAATTATAAACAAATGTCTGGAGAAGGCAGAAGACATTGAGAACTTAGACGGAGTTTTTGTAGTATCTGGTGAGTATGCCGGTAAAATAGGGAGAATACCTCAAATGATTAAAACAGAAAAAAAAGTAGTGTTGAGTGAGTTATTTGAGATGATTTAA
- a CDS encoding HesA/MoeB/ThiF family protein has protein sequence MDAEKYDNNERYIRQMLIKDFGEKGQKKLMDSTVAVVGVGGLGTIVSQYLAAAGVGKLILIDYQKVELSNLNRQILHYEKDIGKLKVDSAKEKLESLNPTIEIETYPEKLKESHIKNADVVVDCLDNFNSRYFLNEIAVKNNIPFVHGAIEEFRGQATTIVPYETPCLNCIFKLKDENKTFPVMGVTPGVIGSIQASEVIKLLSDVGETLKNKLLLVNLRNNEYITLNIKKNPKCSICGGGI, from the coding sequence ATGGATGCTGAAAAATACGATAACAATGAGCGATACATTAGGCAGATGTTAATAAAGGACTTTGGAGAAAAGGGCCAGAAAAAGCTAATGGATTCGACTGTGGCGGTTGTAGGAGTTGGAGGTTTAGGTACTATAGTTTCACAGTATCTTGCTGCTGCAGGAGTTGGTAAGTTAATACTAATAGACTACCAAAAAGTTGAGCTCTCAAATCTAAACAGACAGATACTCCACTATGAAAAGGATATTGGTAAACTTAAAGTGGATTCTGCAAAGGAAAAGTTGGAGTCATTAAATCCTACAATTGAAATAGAAACATACCCTGAGAAATTAAAAGAAAGTCACATTAAAAATGCTGATGTTGTGGTGGATTGTCTCGATAATTTCAATTCAAGATATTTTTTAAATGAAATAGCCGTTAAAAATAACATTCCATTTGTTCACGGTGCTATAGAAGAGTTTAGAGGGCAAGCTACAACAATAGTTCCATATGAAACGCCTTGTTTAAATTGTATCTTTAAGTTAAAAGATGAAAATAAAACTTTCCCGGTTATGGGCGTTACTCCTGGAGTTATAGGTTCTATCCAAGCTTCAGAAGTGATTAAATTACTGTCCGATGTTGGTGAAACTCTAAAAAACAAACTGCTTTTGGTTAATCTTAGAAATAATGAGTATATCACATTAAATATAAAGAAAAATCCTAAGTGTTCTATTTGTGGAGGAGGGATTTAA
- the larE gene encoding ATP-dependent sacrificial sulfur transferase LarE — MIDNMIDDELLKKLDRLKDYFKGRKVIVAYSGGVDSSLVAKVASDAAMEAVAITIDNGFFSKDVIERAKNRAKRYNINHKIISIDYLKDESIINNIEDRCYLCKKKIATELLKEKNKLNYDLIVDGTIYDDLFEDRPGIKAIREYGIESPLANFKFSKKDVHELSKYLGMEIPKKDTCLATRVLTPPITKDRLKKIKKAEDFLKTTMELSGYFRVRDFNNVAIIEVNENEINKFFNKGVVEKIDNELKKIGFKRVCLDLKCK; from the coding sequence ATGATTGATAATATGATTGATGATGAATTACTAAAAAAATTAGATAGACTAAAAGACTATTTCAAAGGAAGGAAGGTAATTGTTGCATACTCTGGCGGTGTGGACAGCTCTTTAGTTGCTAAAGTAGCTTCAGATGCTGCAATGGAAGCTGTTGCAATAACAATAGATAATGGATTTTTTTCAAAGGATGTTATAGAACGGGCAAAGAATAGGGCAAAAAGATACAATATAAATCATAAAATCATCAGTATAGATTATTTAAAAGATGAAAGTATAATCAACAACATAGAAGACAGATGTTACCTGTGTAAAAAGAAAATTGCCACAGAGCTCCTTAAAGAAAAAAATAAATTGAACTATGATTTAATTGTAGATGGGACAATATACGATGATTTGTTTGAAGACAGGCCAGGTATAAAAGCCATTAGGGAGTACGGCATAGAGTCCCCATTAGCAAACTTCAAATTTTCAAAAAAAGATGTCCATGAGCTCTCAAAATACCTTGGAATGGAAATTCCAAAAAAGGATACCTGCCTTGCTACGCGGGTTTTAACTCCGCCTATAACAAAGGATAGATTGAAGAAAATAAAAAAAGCTGAAGATTTCTTGAAGACTACTATGGAATTAAGCGGTTACTTTAGGGTAAGAGATTTTAACAACGTTGCAATTATAGAGGTAAATGAAAACGAAATAAATAAGTTTTTCAATAAAGGAGTTGTAGAAAAAATAGATAATGAGTTGAAAAAAATAGGTTTTAAAAGGGTTTGTTTGGACCTAAAATGTAAGTAG